A genome region from Anopheles stephensi strain Indian chromosome 2, UCI_ANSTEP_V1.0, whole genome shotgun sequence includes the following:
- the LOC118503382 gene encoding uncharacterized protein LOC118503382 codes for MFPGTSDALDAYIRKLSEDIKANEYSTPSAKPDYRKIYRLATNRKHLSRKTLTSDGLRAVSLASMLVREHGLPTSFVELFAELTVRHLHILRVNALVLHCSVDEPSKNEYSSSSVPYALVLVTTGSMFNHSCDANVEYSLSPDGAIMFVANRYIPRGTQMLINYRIDPTDTRYAFECYCQKCTTKRILDQPSTLTEIPKRL; via the exons ATGTTCCCCGGTACGTCGGATGCACTCGATGCGTACATTCGAAAACTATCTGAAGACATCAAGGCAAATGAGTACAGCACGCCTAGTGCGAAGCCAGATTATCGGAAGATTTACAGACTTGCTACCAACCGGAAGCATTTGTCCAGAAAAACATTGACCTCCGATGGACTGAGAGCAGTCTCGCTGGCTAGTATGCTCGTGCGTGAACATGGACTTCCGACCAGCTTTGTGGAACTGTTTGCCGAACTGACTGTGCGCCATTTGCACATCCTCCGTGTCAACGCTCTGGTCCTGCATTGCTCCGTGGACGAACCATCGAAGAACGAGTACAGCTCGAGTTCGGTGCCATACGCGCTAGTTCTGGTTACGACGGGCAGCATGTTCAACCATTCGTGCGACGCGAACGTGGAGTATTCGCTGTCACCTGACGGTGCAATTATGTTTGTGGCTAATCGTTACATTCCAAGAGGCACACAGATGCTCATCAACTATCG TATCGATCCCACGGATACCAGATATGCCTTTGAATGCTACTGCCAGAAGTGTACAACGAAACGTATACTCGATCAACCATCAACACTCACGGAAATTCCGAAAAGATTGTAA
- the LOC118503381 gene encoding SET and MYND domain-containing protein 4-like, with amino-acid sequence MDGEGPPELVTSNSCRNDKKLVAFIIERRMRLIEVVMPMVMFFSNVKENFRALWFYNNYDCNIPPNASRPLTTAYRKRRHQKRLNMLIAYSTPGSQLNVGGYLKRAHISFFNKEDFYCLYNIYHAKKANLTYVESSASVPRLYNSALVRGSGFVNPYPLKERLVVSCFSLVECRDSTNYGRHLNARQNLARGDTALREMPFVSLLIKDLWMRCHHCLIYAPLVLIPCQYCSLALFCSETCRDLAHEEYHSMECAIMPILLGQYTPIQFLALRLTIRVYKMFPGTSDALDAYIRNLSDDDNANEYSTPSSKPDYRKIYGLTTNRKHLSRQSLTNDGLKAVSLARMLVRKHGLPNSFVKLLAELTVRHLHILRVNALVLHCSVDEPSKNDYSSSSVPYALVLVTTGSMFNHSCDANVEYSLSPDGAIMFVANRYIPRGTQMHVNYRIDPTDTRYAFECYCQKCIWGRARHGSTSEHMV; translated from the exons atggaCGGCGAAGGCCCTCCCGAGCTCGTAACATCGAACAGCTGCCGTAACGATAAGAAGCTGGTGGCGTTCATAATTGAGCGCCGAATGAGACTAATCGAAGTGGTGATGCCAATGGTGATGTTTTTTAGCAACGTGAAGGAAAACTTTCGTGCATTGTGGTTTTACAATAACTACGATTGCAATATTCCTCCGAATGCGTCTAGACCTTTGACCACGGCGTATCGGAAAAGGCGACACCAGAAGCGACTGAACATGTTAATCGCCTACAGCACTCCCGGCTCCCAGCTCAATGTGGGGGGATACCTGAAGCGAGCTCACATCTCATTCTTCAACAAGGAAGACTTCTACTGCTTGTACAACATATATCATGCAAAGAAGGCCAATCTGACCTATGTAGAATCCAGTGCTTCCGTACCACGTTTGTACAATAGCGCGCTAGTTCGGGGATCGGGGTTCGTTAATCCATACCCACTAAAAGAACGCTTAGTCGTGAGCTGCTTTAGTCTTGTGGAGTGTAGAGACTCAACTAACTATGGCCGTCATCTAAATGCTCGTCAGAACCTGGCCAGAGGAGATACGGCACTACGCGAGATGCCATTTGTGAGTTTACTTATAAAGGACTTGTGGATGCGATGCCACCATTGCCTGATCTACGCACCGCTCGTACTCATCCCGTGTCAATACTGCTCGCTGGCGTTGTTTTGTTCAGAGACCTGTCGTGATCTTGCCCACGAAGAATACCATTCAATGGAGTGTGCCATTATGCCGATCCTTCTTGGGCAGTATACACCCATCCAGTTTCTCGCTCTGCGTCTTACAATCCGTGTTTATAAAATGTTCCCCGGTACGTCGGATGCACTCGATGCGTACATTCGTAACCTATCCGATGACGACAACGCAAATGAGTATAGCACGCCTAGTTCGAAGCCAGATTATCGGAAGATCTACGGACTGACAACCAACAGAAAGCATTTGTCCAGACAATCACTAACCAACGATGGACTGAAAGCAGTCTCGCTGGCTAGGATGCTCGTGCGAAAACATGGACTTCCAAACAGCTTTGTGAAACTGCTTGCCGAACTGACTGTGCGCCATTTGCACATCCTCCGTGTCAACGCTCTGGTCCTGCATTGCTCCGTGGATGAACCATCGAAGAATGACTACAGCTCGAGTTCGGTGCCATACGCGCTAGTTCTGGTTACGACGGGCAGCATGTTCAACCATTCGTGCGACGCGAACGTGGAGTATTCGCTGTCACCTGACGGTGCAATTATGTTTGTGGCTAATCGTTACATTCCAAGAGGCACACAGATGCACGTCAACTATCG TATCGATCCCACGGATACCAGATATGCCTTTGAATGCTACTGCCAGAAGTGTATTTGGGGACGTGCGCGTCATGGGTCAACCTCGGAACACATGGTATAA